The Eubalaena glacialis isolate mEubGla1 chromosome 3, mEubGla1.1.hap2.+ XY, whole genome shotgun sequence nucleotide sequence AGCTAAAAAGAAATGGACCTCCAGCAAAACTAACAGAATAATTGAAAGCAGGTTTACGTGTGTGTCATCAGTTCTATCCAGAAGTTGAAGAATCTTCCTTTGAGTTTAACGATTGTGTTCATTTTATGAGAGAATGACTTTTCAATTTAATTTCACTATAGAAGACCATCTGGAAGATGAATTAACATCCCTTGGAGATGGAGCCTTGGCCCTAGATTCCTCAAAAGAGTCTTCAGTCTCAGAAAGACGAAAAGGTACACATAGAGACAAAAAATGTTCTACAGAACAGTTTGACCTACTTCAGGATCATTTGTGGGAACATAAGTCAGCAGGAAATGCAGGTCCCTCTCAAGACACAGACAGGTCACTCAATGCAGCTAACAGTTCAGGTAGCTTGGAGCCACATGAAAAACAGCCCTGCTTGAGAGTTGCCAAAGAGCATGCTATGCCTAAAGATTTAAAGAAAGTGTTAGAAAATAAAGTCATAGAAACATTACCAGGTCTCCAGCATATGAACATATCAGTAGTGAAAACCATCTTGTTGAAAGAGAACTTCCCTGGAGAAAACATCATTTCAAAAAGCTTTTCTTCTCACTCTGATCTGATTACAGGTGTTTATGAAGGAGGCTTAAAAATCTGGGAATGTACCTTTGACCTCCTGGCATATTTTACAAAGGCCAAAGTGAAATTTGCTGGGAAAAAAGTGTTGGATCTTGGTTGTGGATCAGGGTTGCTGGGTATAATGGCATTCAAGGGAGGCGCCAAAGAAATTCATTTTCAAGATTATAACAGTGTGGTGATTGATGAAGTAACCTTACCTAATGTCGTGGCTAACTCCACTTtggaagatgaagaaaatgatgtAAACGAACCAGATGTGAAAAGGTGCAGGAAATCAAAAGTAGCACAAGAACTATGTAAATTCCGGTTCTTTTCTGGGGAGTGGTCTGAGTTTTGTAAGCTTTTACTAAGCAGTGAAAAACTTTTTGAAAAGTATGATCTCATTCTTACCTCAGAAACCATTTACAATCCAGATTATTATGGTCCTTTGCACCAAACATTCCTTAGATTGTTAGATAAAAATGGACGGGTGCTTTTGGCCAGCAAAGCACATTATTTTGGTGTGGGTGGAGGTACTCATCTCTTTCAGAAGTTTGTTGAAGAAAGGAATGTATTTGAGATGAGAACACTCGAAATAATTGATGAAGGACTAAAGAGATTCCTAATTGAGATGAATTTTAAGTACCCCAGTTAATGCCCACTGAGTgtcctaagtgaaataaacaaCCAAAACCTTATTTTGAATGTTTGATTTCtgctttgctattatttttttctgaaattatgatgtttgtttagttttgtttatccAAATAAGAGACCAGCTATATTAGCGACATTGTACTTGCTAGGTGAGACTGAAAAAATAGTGTTCCTCAGTATTTGAAAAGATCTCCTAGGAAATCATTTTGTGGGAAAGTTTCTGTTCTCCACTTTCATTCTATTTGACCTTTCTACCACCTTTGGCATATAAATTTGTTCCCAGGAAAATCTGCCATTTCTTACCTCAAGTTTGAATTTCTTCCCAGTCTTTGTCAGTTTCTGTTCACATGAAGTGCCTGATCGATCACCATGCTGTTAATTCTAAAGACATACATATGCATCACTAAATGATTGTGAATCTGAATATTAGATTGAAGGCCTTGGGCAACTAGgaagaagtttttgttttgttttatttttatattcatttatcttGTATAATAAGAATTAGAATGCTGAGCAGTTGAATTCAACATTAAGATGGAGGAAATAAGGGGAATCATGATAGAGAATATAAAGATGGTACAGAAAACTTACAGTGCTTGtagccctttttagccaaggaaGTAGGAGACCCTAGGGTCTTGGTAGGAGGAAAAAGAATAGGAAACAGAATTCCGGATTCTGGGGAGTAAAGACTCTTCACTAGTTAAGTAGGGcaaagaaggggagaaaaagtATTTTGATTCTAATGCAAAAATGTTCACACTTAACATATCTAAAATTGGGGTCTACCTTACTGTCTAATAATTATTGTACAACtggcagtatttttttctttcttggaggTACCTAAAATAATGGTACGACTTGGATTCAATGAAATGTGATATTTACTGGACATCTGTTAACTAGGCACTTTGTATATATCTTGCTTAATATTTATAACCTCATAAAGTatatatcatccccattttaataATGATCATAATAGCTAACAGTTttcagcatttactatatgcAGGGTAGAAGAGatttacatatactaacatataaTATTCGTAACAGCCCTGAATTAGGTTATAATTACTATCTagattttataaagaaattgagggacttcgctggtggtgcagtggttaaaaatccacctgccaatgcaggggacatgggttcaagccctggtccgggaagatcccacatgccgcagagcaactaagcccatgcaccacaactactgagcctatgctctagagcccgtgcgccacaactactgaagcccacgtgcctagagcccatgctccacaacaagagaagcccccgctcgccgcaactcgaccacatacagcaacgaagacccaacgcagccaaaaataaattaattaactaaaaaaaaaaaaaagaaattgagactcAAGAAAGTAAGTAATTTGATCCCAATCACATTCCTCACATTCAGAATCAGAATCTGAactgaaatctttttaaaagcttcACTCTTCACCACCCCAATAGTCTTACAATGCCTATTTTTCATCACATATATTTCTTAGCACCCTTTTATTATTCCGAAATGAAAGTCATTGTTAAAGAAACTTATTTACAcacatcattaaaaattatatgtattgtACATAAATCCCTAatgcatatatatcatatatgtgtgtgtatgtgtatatatatatatatatatatatatatataaaaataaaactataatatgaAGAAAGTCATTTATAATCAAATAATTTGTATTCCATCAGGTAAATGCACAGGTGTAGCTGCTGAGAGGACAGGTAATAGTCAGATGCTTGTACCTAGGATACTGTTACTGTAAGTATCACAGCTACAATTCCAGACCC carries:
- the METTL18 gene encoding histidine protein methyltransferase 1 homolog, whose product is MTFQFNFTIEDHLEDELTSLGDGALALDSSKESSVSERRKGTHRDKKCSTEQFDLLQDHLWEHKSAGNAGPSQDTDRSLNAANSSGSLEPHEKQPCLRVAKEHAMPKDLKKVLENKVIETLPGLQHMNISVVKTILLKENFPGENIISKSFSSHSDLITGVYEGGLKIWECTFDLLAYFTKAKVKFAGKKVLDLGCGSGLLGIMAFKGGAKEIHFQDYNSVVIDEVTLPNVVANSTLEDEENDVNEPDVKRCRKSKVAQELCKFRFFSGEWSEFCKLLLSSEKLFEKYDLILTSETIYNPDYYGPLHQTFLRLLDKNGRVLLASKAHYFGVGGGTHLFQKFVEERNVFEMRTLEIIDEGLKRFLIEMNFKYPS